The Myxococcales bacterium region CGAGCCACAGGTCGGGGTGCTGGCCTACGCAGCGGCGCGTCGCGACGCTGTCGATGGTCTAGCGCGCGCCGGGTTCCTGCGCTCGGCCTTCGACGTTCAGGCCCTCGGCGAGGGCATCTCCGTGGCTCCCCTCGTTGGTGCGTCAAGCGCGCTGGGCCGCTACGGCGCCCGCGACGGCGCGGAGGTCGACGCGGGTCTCGGCTATGCCGTGAGTTCCGAGGAGCCGTTCTCTCGCCTGAAGATCGCCGCCGGCGGGACGTTCGTTCTCGTCGGCCTGGAGGCGGGCGCGACCCTGAGCGCGCGACCGGGCGTCGCCGGGTCTTTGCGGGCACGCCTCGGCGCCGTCGAGCGACTCCACCTGGAGGGACGCCTTGGCGGCCGAGGCGGCGCCGACCCCACGCTGGCGCGCTTGCTGTCGCCTAGCTTTGCCTTGGCCATGCCAGGGGTGCGCTACTTCGCGGGGGACGGTCTCAGCGCCGGCGCCGCCGTGGTCGTTCCTTGGACGAGGCACCTGACGACACGCGCCGGCGCGGACTTCGACGCCGTGTCCAAGGCGCTGCTCGGTGCGCGTGCTTCAATCGATCTGCGTGACGGCTGCGGCTGCGTAACGCTGCGGCTCTTCGGTTCGCAGCGGCTTGGTCGCGACGGGGTCGACGTGTGGCTCGCGCTCGAGCTGGGCGAGACGGTCATTCGCTAGGTGAGCACCACTCTGGCGCGCGAATCGCGACGGAGGTTGCAAAGTATCGGCGGGGGTGTTCCCCTCGCGGCTCGGAGGCAACGCGTGAAAGGCGATAGCAAGGTCATCGATCTCTTGAACGAGGTTCTCACGGGAGAGCTGACGACCATCAACCAGTACTTTTTGCACGCGCGTATGTGCAAGAACTGGGGCTACCAGGCCCTCGGCGAGAAGATTCGTAAAGAGTCGATCGACGAAATGAAGCACGCCGACGAGCTCATCGAGCGCGTCTTGTTCCTGGAGGGCCTGCCGAACGTGCAGCGCCTCGGGAAGGTCATGATCGGCCAAACGGTCGCCGAGATCCTCAAGCACGATCTAGGGGCTGAGCTGGTTGCGGTTCCGCTCTTGAATCGCGGCATCCAGCTCTGCCGCGACGTGGGGGACAACGGCTCGGAGCACCTCCTCACGCGGATTCTGGTCAGCGAGGAAGAGCACGTCGACTGGCTCGAGGCCCAGCTCGAGCTCATCAAGCAGGTTGGCGAAGCCCACTACCTGGCCCAGCAGATCCGCCCCTGAGACCACCACAGCTTTTTGCCGCCTAGTGATTTCATGCTGTTGCAGCAGTGCGACGACTCCACTTGAAAACGAAAATGGTTTTCAATATCCTCACGGAGCCATGTTCGTCTGCGTCTGCAAGGCCGTCACCGACACCCAGATTCACCAGGCCATCGATGGCGGCGCGACGACGCGTGAAGAGGTGACTCGGATGTGCGGCGCCGGCGGCGACTGCGGCGCCTGCTGCGGCATGATTGAGGACCTCGTCGAAGACCGGCTGGTGGCCGCCGACGGCTTGGTTCGACACCGGGCCGCCTAACGTCGTCTCCCGGCGGCGCGTGAGTCGCGAGCGCCGAGGGCGGGTCGGGTCGGTCAGGTGGAGGTCATGCGTTCGACGAGGAAGCTCGCGACATCGCCCGGCTTGGTCCCGGGGCCGAAGCCGGCGTCAAAGCCCAGCTCCAGCGCCAGCTTGTGATCGATGCGCGGGCCGCCGAGGAGCAAGATGATCTGGTCGCGGAAGCCGCGCGCCTTGGCGAGTTCGACGAAGGCCGCGGCGTTCTCCTTGTGGCAGTTGCGCTGCGTGATGACCTGACTCACGAGCACGGCGTCGGCCTTGAGCGCCACGACGCGCTCGGCGAGCTGCTCGTTCTCAACTTGGGCGCCGAGGTTGTAGGCCTCAAAGCCCTTGTAGCTCTCGATGCCCTTGTCCCCTGCGAAGCCCTTGTAGTTGAGGATCGCGTCGATGCCGACGGTATGCGCGTCGGAGCCGGTGCACGCGCCGACGACGACGATCTTGCGGCCCAGTCGGGTGTGGATGCGTGACTCGATCTCCTCGCGCGAGAGCGCCGACGTTCGAATCTCGGGGACGTCGATGCTCGCGATGTCGACGGCGTGCGTCGAGTGCCCGTAGACGACGAAGAACGAATAGCCCTCGGCGCACTCTTCCATCGTGGCGACGAGCGGCTCTCTTAGGCCGTGCATCTCGGCGAAGCGCCGGGCGGCCTCTCGGGCCCGGGCCGACGGGGGGACCGCGAGCGTGAACGATATCTGAACCATGCCATCGCCTTCGCGATCACCGTAGGCACGGAGCGGGTGCGTTGCGGACGTGGGGTGCATGGCGATCTCCTCAGGACGCGGTCGGACGCGGCTTCTCGAGCGCATCCAGGATGGGGTTCATGTAGTCGGCGCCCCGCTCGGCGACGCCGGCGTAGCCCTTGCCACCGGTGCGCGTACGCTTCACGTCGGCGAAGGCGCCGTGTCCGATGGCGTCCCAGATGCTGTCCTTGTGGACGCTCCGGAGCTCGGTGAGCGCCTCGTCGAGGACCGCCTCCG contains the following coding sequences:
- a CDS encoding (2Fe-2S)-binding protein; amino-acid sequence: MFVCVCKAVTDTQIHQAIDGGATTREEVTRMCGAGGDCGACCGMIEDLVEDRLVAADGLVRHRAA
- the bfr gene encoding bacterioferritin, yielding MKGDSKVIDLLNEVLTGELTTINQYFLHARMCKNWGYQALGEKIRKESIDEMKHADELIERVLFLEGLPNVQRLGKVMIGQTVAEILKHDLGAELVAVPLLNRGIQLCRDVGDNGSEHLLTRILVSEEEHVDWLEAQLELIKQVGEAHYLAQQIRP
- a CDS encoding cobalamin-dependent protein (Presence of a B(12) (cobalamin)-binding domain implies dependence on cobalamin itself, in one of its several forms, or in some unusual lineages, dependence on a cobalamin-like analog.), producing the protein MHPTSATHPLRAYGDREGDGMVQISFTLAVPPSARAREAARRFAEMHGLREPLVATMEECAEGYSFFVVYGHSTHAVDIASIDVPEIRTSALSREEIESRIHTRLGRKIVVVGACTGSDAHTVGIDAILNYKGFAGDKGIESYKGFEAYNLGAQVENEQLAERVVALKADAVLVSQVITQRNCHKENAAAFVELAKARGFRDQIILLLGGPRIDHKLALELGFDAGFGPGTKPGDVASFLVERMTST